The genomic interval AAGTTCCACCTCCGTGGGCCTGAAGTATCTGGGGTCGATCTCGACCAGGACCTTCCCGGTGGAGGGGTCGAATCCGGCTTCGTCCACTCCGGTCCCACGCCACTCTATGGGTATCCCGACTTCCTTGAAGGCCAGTTCCACAAATTCACGGACCGAGTGTGTTTCACCTGTTGCTATTACGAAGTCATCCGGGGTTTCCTGCTGTAGCATGAGCCACATGGCCTCGACGTAGTCTCTGGCGTGGCCCCAGTCCCTTTTGGCGTCCATATTGCCAAGGTAGAGTTTGTCCTGAAGGCCCAGGGATATCCGGGAAACCGCCCTGGTTATCTTTCTGGTGACGAAGGTCTCTCCCCGAAGGGGCGATTCGTGGTTGAACAGTATGCCGTTACATCCGTAGATGCCGTATGCCTCCCGGTAGTTGACCGTTATCCAGTAGCCGTAAAGCTTGGCGGCGGCGTAGGGGCTTCTTGGATAAAAGGGTGTGGTCTCCCTCTGGGGGATTTCCTGGACCTTGCCGTAGAGCTCGCTGGTGGAGGCCTGGTAGAAGCGTGTCGTCTTCTCCAGCCCCAGTATGCGGATGGCCTCCAGGATACGAAGGACTCCCAGCCCGTCGCCGTTGGCTGTGTATTCCGGCGTCTCGAAGGATACTTTGACGTGGCTCTGGGCAGCCAGGTTGTATATCTCGTCCGGCTTTATCTCCTGAAGCAGACGGACTATGTTGGACGAATCGGTCAGGTCTCCGTAGTGGAGGATAAGGCCTCTTTTTTCGTCGTGGGGATCTCTGAACAGGTGGTCTATTCTACCGGTGTTGAACAGGGAGGACCTCCTCTTCATTCCGTGGACCTCGTAGCCTTTGTCCAGTAGAAATTTAGACAGATACGCTCCGTCCTGACCGGTTATTCCGGTTATAAGGGCTTTTTTCATGACGACTCAACCTCTTTTCGTTTTCTGACTTCGAGATACAGGCCCTCCATCTCCTCCACCATATCGGAAAGAGAAAAGTTTCTTCTAATTTCCGAAAAAACGGCTTTACCGTCCAGCGAGGCTCCGAGAGCCTCGCTCCAGCGTTCTTTATTCAAGGAGACCATTGCATTCGGGGGCAAGTTCTCTTTGAAGGCTGGAAGATCCGACGCTATAAGGGGAACTCCCATGGTCAGAGCGGTCAAAAGGACCAGCCCCGCTCCCTCGCTTCTGGATGGAAAAAGACAGCAATCGCACCGGGCCATCAGGTCGACCACGTCATCCCTGTATCCCAGAAAGTTTATCCTATCGCCCGATCGAGCCGAAGTTGTCCTCTCTTTAAGCTGGACCTCCAGAGGGCCCTCTCCGGCTACGTCCAAGATCCAGTCGTCTCGATCCGTCATGGAGAGAAGGACGTCTATCAAAAAGTCTATCCCTTTTACACTGGTCAGGCGACCGATGAAGAGAAAACGAAAGGGCCCCTTATCATCGTGAGGAGCCCATCGAACGCCCGGGTCGACTATGCCGTTTTTTATGACCGTCGAACGCCGGGGAAGCCAATCTATCTGGTGATCCTTTACCGCCTGAGATACGCAGATGGCGCCGTCGGCGTGACGATATGGGATCAGGCCGGCGTTCAGCGAGTATATGGCGTGACAGGTCACGACGAAGGGAATCCCGGACAGAACGGAGGTCCACCAGGCCACCCAGGCGGGGACCCGGGAGTGAGCGTGGAGGATATCCCATTTCCTGGATCGGGCCATAATAGCCAGTCTCAACGCACAGACGCCCCCGGTGAAGGGCTCTTTTACGTGTATGGGAAGCTTTATATGGGTGACTCCGGGATGGAGTTCCGACGTCATCCGTCCACCGCCGGACACCACCGTCACATGGTGCCCCGACCTTGCCTGTTCCGAGGCCAGGTCCACCACGTGACGCTCCACCCCTCCGACGTCCAGCCCCGGCAGGAGGTGGACTATCCTCATTTCCAGTTCTCCAATATCCAGTCGGCGGCTCGACGGGCCTCGTTGAACTCCGGAGCCTTGTCGACAGGTCGGTTCAGCATAGGACGCCAGGCCATGACGTCCGAGGGCATCTCGGTTAAAAGCCCTCTTTTCACGAAACTCTCTATCATTTCATCGAACCTGGGGGTTCCCCATAAAAACCTCTCCGGCAGGATTTTCCATTTTATGAGACGTACCGTAAGCTTCTGGGCGAACCGTCTCCATCCCGGCTGTCTTCCCACCCTCAGGAGGTATACCTTGGATCCCGAGGTAGCCGCCTCGGATATCATGGACACGGAGTCCTCGGTACAGAATACCCTGTCACAGGTTCCGAGTATTCCCGGGACGGGATTTTCGTCGCTCTTCGAGGCGAGAAGGAGCATGGACACCCTATCGTTGTCCTTGCAGATTTCCCTTATGCGTTTTTCCGTCTCCAAAGAGGTGCGTCTGGATGTGGTGATGTAGAGAGACAGCCCTCTTTCCTCGGCAATGCGAAGCAATACCCCTACGGTCATGTCCGCCCAGGTGGCGTCGAGCCGGTAGTTCTGGTCGTCTCCACCGACAAGGATGCCCCATTTTTCCTCGGATCCGGGATTATCTCTCAGGAGTTTCTCCGCCGATCTCTCCAGATCCTCCGGGCTGACGAAGTTCGGAGCTCCCAGGGTTTCAATGGCGGAGCCTGCACATATTCCGTCGTGGCTCGGGACCACGCCGTAGTCGAAGGGCTCGACCCCTATGACCGAGGGGGTCATAACCACGCAGGATCTTCCCCCCATGACCCTTGAAAGGGCAAGGCAGAATGGAGCGGCGGAGCTGCCGGTGGAGATCACCAGGCTGTCCGAACCGGACAGGCCCCTCTCGTCCAGGGCCTTGCGGTAGCCCTCCAAAAGATCCAGCCCTTTTTCTCCGGTCCAGTGAAGCCATCGTCTCGTTCCGAGTCTGTCCAGTTTGGGAAGCCTTCGACCCAAAAGTTTGAGCAGAAAAGCCCTCCTGCCCCCTCCGTATTTCGGCACATCCATCTTTACGATATCGGCACCGGTATCCTTCGATATCCATCTTGCTATGCCCTCGCTCTGGTGCAGGTGACCTCTTATTCCGTCCGAGAGGATCAACACAAGCGAAGGGCCGTCGGATCTGTCAGTTTTCATCTGTCCATACCCCCAGTTCTGACGTAAGTCTGTCTCTCAACTCCATCAAGGGTATGTTATGTCTTTCCGATATGTCTTTCAAGTCGTCGTATTCGATGGTTCTCTTCACTATCCTGTCTCCCCAGTAGGCTTTTTTCAGCCTGACCGGCCCGAGGGACGTGAGCTCCATCGTTTCATCCCTTCTCAGGGTGTATCTGTTCTCCCTGCGGCATCTAAGCCCTATGGTGGAGGTGTTTTTCAATATGATCTCGGCACACCGTCTTTCCAGTTCAAGAGAGCACACGCAGGTTATTCTGGTTCCAGGACGCTGTTTTTTCATCATGATAGATGTCAGGAAAACGTCCCAGGCTCCGGCATCGAAGAGCTTTTCCATGGCGGAGGCGAAGTCCTGGGGGTTCATATCGTCCACGTTGGCCTCCAGAACGACGGCTTCCCCGGGAATCCAGGGAAGTTTTTCTTTTTCGTCCTCTTCCTCTTGCAGCAGGGTTATCCTCAGGGCGTTGGGAAGCTCGGTGTCCTTGTCCCCCAGGCCGTAGCCTGTGGCGACTATGCGGCCGTTTGGAAGAGATCCGTAGGATTCCACCGAGGTCTTCAGTATGAGGGCTCCTGTGGGGGTGGTTCTCTCCAGGGGGTCCCCCTGAGAGATAACCGGTATTCCCTCGAGAAGCCTGGCGGTGGCGGGAGCAGGAACGGGCAGAACCCCGTGGGCGCACTTCACCGTTCCGGAACCGACGTTGACCGGCGACGAGACTACCCGATCCGCCCCGGCCATATGCAACGCCATAAAGGATCCTACTACATCCACTATGGAGTCCACCGCTCCGACCTCGTGAAAATGTATGGACTCGAGATCGACGCCATGAACCGAGGCCTCCGCCTGAGCCAGCATCCGGAAGGCCCGTTCGGACCTGTTCTTGACGTTTTCCGGCAGGGAGGATCTTTCCAGTATGGACAGTATGTCCGACAGATGTCTGTGACGGTGGCCGTGGTCATGACCGTCATGATGATCGCCGGAACGAACCTCTACCTTGAAATCGGTGCCGGAGATTCCCCGTCTAAGACCTTTTTCGATGGAAAAGCCGTAGTCGTCCAGGTCCAGCCCCTTCATGGCCGAGATGAACTCACCTTGAGAGAAGAGCCCCAGGTCGATCATGGCTCCTATGAACATATCCCCCGCTATGCCAGCGAAGGGCTCCAGATAAAGGGTTCTCATGAAATCTCCTTTTCTAATTCTTTCCTAGCCCACAGAAGATCCAAATCGGTGTCTATGCCGGGGGCGTGCCTTCCCCGTGCCACAGGGACCATTATGTCGTAACCGTGTTCGATCGCCCTGAGCTGTTCCAGAGACTCGCTCTCCGATAGAGGGGTGGCATCCAGGGAAATGTACCGATCCAGAAAAGTCCTTTTGTAACCGTATATTCCCAGGTGTCCGTAGACTGTGGCGCCGGGAACTCTTCTGTATGGGATGGGAGACCGGCTGAAGTAGAGGGCTCTGTCCGCCTGGTCCACCACCACCTTGACCCTGTTGGGGTTGTCTATCTCCTCCTCCGCCAGGGGGTATCTGAGGGATACCATAGGGATCTCCGGGTTTTCGAAGAGACAGAGGGCCACCTGATCCACCAGGGCGGGATCCATGAAGGGTTCGTCTCCCTGGACGTTGACGACTCCGTCGCAGGAAACGCCCTTTATGGCCTCGGCCACCCGGCAGGTGCCGTTGGGATGGTCCGGAGAGGTCATGACCGCCTCTCCGCCGAAGGAGCGGACCGCCTGGGCGATCCGCTCGTCGTCGGTGGCGACCATGACCCGGCTTATCCGACCGGCGGACATGGCCCTCTCGTAGACGTGCTGTATGACCGGCTTGCCTCCCAGGTCACAAAGGGGCTTGCCGGGCAGACGGGAGGAGCCGTAACGGGCCGGTATTACCGCCACTATCTCCATGTTACGACCGAGAGAGGCGGTATTCCCCCGCCTTGGCTCTCATCCTGGCGGGATCTATGGGACGGACGTTCTCGACGATCCACTCTCTCATGGCCTTTCCTTCCTCTGTCTCCTGCTTGTAGCTCATGAAGTCAAGTTTAATGCCCAGCTCGTCGGCGACCTTTAGGGCCATGACCGGCCAGATCTCGCCTATGTCGCCTATCACGGGAATGCTTCCCTCGTGGCGGGCGAAGGCGGACATCTCCATCCTGAAGGGTATGCCGGAGATCTTGGTCTTGGGAAGCCCCTTGTCTATGGCCTCCTGGATCCTGGCGTTCTCCCTCTGCTGGTCCTGGGCCTTTCTGAGGTTTTCGTCCAGGTCTATACGGATGAGGGTCTTTTCCCTGAGATGATAGGTATGGAGTCCCTTCCACCAAGCCCATATGCCGTGACCGGTGTAGTTCTCGAAGGGACCGTCGTGTAGTTCCTGGGAGAGGGCTATGGCCGACTCTATTATTATGTCGGCATCCTCCAGCATCCCGGCCAGTCTCATGCTGCGGTTGGATATGGGGATGCTGTCTCCTATGGCGAGACCGATGTTGCCCCCTCCAACCATCTGGGGGATGCTGACTATCACGGGAAGCCCCTTCTCGGCTCCTATGCCTATCATGGTCTTGCGGTCCGCCCCCCATCCGGCGACGGTCTCGAAGGGGAGGCCGTAGGTTCTGGCTATCTCCAGTATTTCCGAGGCCAAGGTCTCGTTCCAGAGCCCCATTGGGTAGGCCATGTTGCCAGCCGCCTTGACCACGTCGTGACCTTCCACCTCGTCTTCCTTAGCCAGAAGATCCTCGTCCAACACCATTTCCCTACGAAGGGCTTCTCTCTCCTCGTCGGTCATCCTGGTGAACTCGAAGACGTTGCCTCTGGGCATCTTCTCCTCCGGCAGGCCGAGCTGAGAGGCGTCGCACATCTTTACCCTGTCCAGGGAACCGGCCATCTCGTGGCCTATCACGGCGGAACTTGTGGTGACTCCGTCTATTATGCCCTTGTCCATGAGCTCGGCTATAAGGGTGGTGACTCCCTCGTGGATGTTGGGTCCGCTGCCGGAGGCCACGACTATGTTACCGCCCTTTTTCTTGACCTCCACCATCTTCGCCACAGCGTCGTCTACCGCCTTTTTGGATCGGTCGTCCAGGTTGGCGTAAAATCCGTCTATAAGCTCTCTGTTTATCGTCATGATCGATTCCCTCCCGATGTAGGTTATTTTAGTTTAGATATGGAGCCACTATCTCCCAGGAACGGTCTGCCGCCGATTCGAGACCTTGAAAATAGTCTCGACAATCGGCCTCGACCTTTTTTCTACGTCTGCCGTCCAGATCTCTCAGAAACGCCGTTGCCATGGTATCCTCGTCGGATATCATGGTACATATCCCCATCTTTACCATGCTATCAGTTGCCTCCACGAAGTCCTCGTAGTGAGGTCCCTGGCAGAAGGGCACCCCGAAAAGGGCGGCCTCCATTATGTTCTGTCCGCCTCTGGGAGCTATGCTGCCCCCAACGAAGGCACAGTCCGCAACGGAGTAGAGGCCGAAGAGCACCCCTATGACGTCCACCACCAGGGTGCGCCATCCCGGTTCGATGCGGCTGTATAGGCTGACCGGCCCCAAATCCGACGCCGATCGGGCAATGCGGCGGGATCTCTCGGGATGTCTCGGCACGATTACGAGCCTGGCGTCGGGATAGCGGTTCAGCACCTTCCGGAAGGCTTTAATAACTATTTCGTCCTCGCCGGTGTGGGTGCTTCCGGCCAGGACGATCGGGCCTCCGTCTCCCAAGGTCGCGAGAATTTCGTCTTTGTCCAGTTCGGCCTTTCTCTCCATCAGGGCGTCGGCCTTGCAGTCTCCGGTTATCTCTATTTTTTCCTCTTCCACCCCCAGATCGATCAGTTTTTCCATGTCCGACCGGGATCTAACCATCATTCCGGTGTAGCAGGAGAGGACCTCCCTCCAGAAGGACCTGAAACGCCTCATGGACAGATAGGTTTTGTCGGAGAATCTGCCGTTGACCATAAAGGCAGGCACGTTCCGACGGCTCATCTCCCAGAGCATCCCCGGCCAGATCTCCGTCTCCACCGTTACGTAGACCTTTGGACGAAGCGCATTCAGGGCCCTGTTCAACAGGACTGGGCTGTCCCAGGGATAGGAGATCACCCTGTCGGGAACATCTTGGAGCAACCGTCCCGCCATCTCCCTTCCGGTCGGGGTTATGGTGGACAGTATCACCGGACGCTTTTCCAGGGCTACCTTGGCCCTTCTAAGAAACGGGGCCGCCGACTGAACCTCCCCCACCGACACCGCATGGACCCAGAGGGGCCTGCCTCTTTTCCTGAGCTGGGACATAAGCGAGGGGTCGTATATTCCCCGTCTCTCCTTCAGGCCGACTCCGGCGTATTTACGTTCCAGCCAGGGAGATGCCAGGGCGAAGCCGAGAGCGGCGGCTCCCCTATACAGTTGCAGCGACAGGGACATGTCAGGAGAGCCCGGCCTGAAGAAGCTCGTGAAGGTGAACCATGCCCACCGGACGATCTTCCTCGGTTATTATGAGAACCGAGACCTCGACGTCCTGCATTATACGTACGGCCTCCACCGCCAGATGGTCCGGCCCTATTGTCCTGGGCCCCACGGTCATGACGTCCGAGATGTTCTCCTCCAGGGCGGAGACTCCCTGTCTCTCTATGAGCCTTCTCAGGTCTCCGTCGGTGAAGACACCCACCAGGGTCCCCTGGTCGTCCACGACGGTGGTGGCTCCGTAGTTCTTGCTGGTTATCTCGAAGAGGGCCTCCTTGACCGCCACGTCGGCCTTGACCACCGGCAGCTTGGGACCGGATCCCATGACGTCTGATACCTTGAGCAACAGCTGACGGCCCAAGGCTCCGGCCGGATGGAAAAGCGCAAAGTCCTCCTTACGGAGGCATCTCATCTCCGTCACGACACCGGCCAGGGCGTCTCCTATGGCCAGCTGGACCGTGGTGCTGCTGGTTGGGGCCAGGTTGAGAGGATCTGCCTCCCTTTCCACCGAGGCGTTCAAGACCACGTCGGCACCCTTGGCCAGAGGCGATTCGAGGCTACCGGTTAGGGCTATGACCGGAGCTCCCAGCCGTCTGAAAAAGGGGATGAGCTTGACCACCTCCGAGGTGGTACCGCTGTGGCTTATGAGAAAGGCCACGTCCTCCCGACGAACCATTCCCAGGTCCCCGTGGGCCGCCTCGGCGGCGTGGAGGAAAAAAGAGGGTGTGCCGAGGGACGCCAGGGTCGCGGCGATCTTTCTGCCGATGTGCCCAGATTTTCCAAGACCGGAGATGACCAGCCTTCCCCGACATCCCTGCACGATTCGGGCCGCCTTGGCAAGCTCGGGGCCCATCCTGGAGGCCGCTTTTTTTATCTCCTCCGCCTCCTCCAGAAGGACCTGCCGCCCTATCTCGACCAGTTTCTCGTCGTCGAAAACGGGACAATCCCTCTCGCTGGGAAGGCTCATCATTTTCCATCGCCCTCCCAGTCCAAGGAAAATACACCCAGGTCGGCCTTGACCAGGTCGTCCAGGGCCTTTATGCCGGTAAGGATGTCCTTAAGCCTGTCCAGGGGAACCATGTTGGGACCGTCGCTGAGCGCCTCGTCGGGGTTAGGATGGACCTCCAGAAAGAGGGCGTCTATCCCCAGCCCCACAGCGGCTCTAGCCAGAGCGGGAACGAAACGGCGATCGCCGCCGGAGGTGTCACCTCTGCCACCGGGCATCTGAACGCTGTGGGTGGCGTCGAAAACGACGGGACACCCCATAGACCTCATTATGGGAAGCGATCTCATGTCAACCACGAGCTGGCCGTATCCCATGGTGGTTCCCCTCTCGCAGAGCATTACCTTATCGTTTCCCGCCTCGTTGCACTTGCTGACCACCGCCTTCATGTCGTAGGGGGACATGAACTGTCCCTTCTTGACATTGAGGGTTTTCCCAGTTTTAGAGGCTGCCACCAGTAGATCGGTCTGACGACAGAGGAAGGCCGGAATCTGAAGAATGTCTGCCACCTCCGCCACAGGGGCGGCCTGCCAGGGCTCGTGTATATCCGTTATGACCGGTACTTCCAGGGTTTCCTTTATCTCCGAGAGCCAACGAAGGCCCTTTTCGAGTCCCGGACCTCTGTAGCTGTGTATGGAGGTCCTGTTGGCCTTGTCGTAGGAGGCCTTGAATATGTAGTTCAAGCCCAAGTCTACGCAGATCTCCTTTATCCTCTTTCCGGTCTCCATGGACAGTTCAAGACTCTCCAGTGAGCACGGACCGGCTATGACGGCCAAAGGGCCGCCTCCTATTCTAACTTTGCCGATCTCTATCTCGGTAACCATTGGATCTCTCCTCTCCTCTATTCTCCAGTGATTCCTTTAGTCTGGAGTAAACCTCGCAACGGACGGACCAGCCCAACACACGGGAGCAGTAGCGAACGACGCTGTCCAGAGCACCGGAGGCTCCAAGCCTTTTTCTACCGGCCTCCGCCATGGTGCGGGCCAGGGTTTCGTCCGACAGAACCAGGAGGACGGCCTCCGCCAGTCTATCCGGATCCGGCGACACGAGCCATTCGGCCTCTCCAAGCAGTTTTTGCTGGACCAACTTTCCCTTTTCCAATATGGAGACGACCGGAACTCCCAACCCGGCACAGACCTGATTCGCCGTTCCACCCAGTCCAAGCAGGACCTGAGCTCCTGCAGCGACCTCCGCCACAGGTCCTCGGTGAACGTGGACCTCCACCGAGTTCGGACCTTTCAGAGTCCGGCCTTCCAGGGTCCAGCCCGGACATCCCAGAGCCATTTTACGAAGATCAAGGGTCGGAGCCAGAACCGCCACGAAACGACAGTCCCTCCGGGCCGCGACTATGACCACAGACTTCAAAAGCAGTCGAACGTCCTCGTAGGCCCTGTTGCGGCTTCCCGGAAGTATGAGAACCCTGTCGCCCTCGGAGGGCCAGGAGAAGTCGCCCTCTTCATTATCCCCTATAAGGTCCATTATTGGATTGCCCTGGAAACGAGCGGACACGCCGGCTTTGGAAAGATCCTCGGCGGTCTCCTCGTCTCTGGTCCAGACGGTCCTGGCCCGTCCTCTAAGAAGGGCCCTCTCCGCCATCCAGTGGCCGTGAAGGTAGTTGGTCTTGGCCGTGGCTATCAAAAGGGGAGACTGTCCCTGTCCCCAAAGGGTATGAAGCAGCAGATAGACGTCTCCGACGCACAGGGGGGTACGTATGCAGCCGCTCCTCTTCCTCCAGGCCTTAAGCTGTCTTCTGATATGGCCGAACAGTCCGGAGCGGACGTCGGCAAGCAGATCGGCGATACGGTATTTTATGACTCCTCCCGTCGGGGTCACAGAAGGGGACGAACCGACCTTTATTCCCCTCTGCAGATATTGCTCTCCCTTTCCTACCAGGGGAAAGCCTGTAACCTCCGCCACAGGAAACGCTTCCTTTACCTTTCGGGCCAGAAGGGAGGCCATGGCGTCCTCGCCGTATCCGTTGGAGGCCACCACTACCTTCGGTCTGAGTCCGTCGGTCACGGCCCTCCAGAAGCGTTCTTCGTCCTCCACCTCGGTCTCCAGGAAGGGAACCATGAGGGGAAAGGGGGGCTTCCATCCTCTAGGTAGGTTGTAGACGTCCTTTTCCGTACAGGCCACCCCGGAGGCTCCCGACGACAGATAGGTCTTTTCGATCCTCTCCAGGTCTTCCGAGGTATATCTGTGATGGTCTTTGAAACGGATTTCCTCTAGGACCTCCACTTCCTGACCGGACAGGGTGGATAGAAAGCTTCCAGGGTTACCTATGGCGGAAAAGGCGACCATGGACCTACCCGACGGTTTTTGGACCTCCTCGAACCCAGCCCCGTTCCAGAGACACCAGCGTTCTATCCTCAAAGAGGATCTGAAGATCTTTCGTTTAGGGACCACCCGACACAGCCGGTCGTAGAGCCTTTGAACCGCCTCGGGAGAGGCCTGGTCCACCTTTGTCATGACCACTATGTGGGCCCGTCTCAGGCTTTCCACCGGCTCCCTGAGTATGCCTCCCGGGACCAGCCTGCCGTTGCCGAAAGGACAGGCTGCGTCGACCAGAACGACGTCCAGATCCCGTCCCAGCTTTCTGTGCTGAAAGCCGTCGTCAGCCACCACGATCTGAACCCCTCTTTTGCCCAGGGCCCTGATGTCTCCGAATCGATCCCTGGACACAGCCACGAAGATCTCCGGAAGCCTGTTGGACAACAGAAGAGGCTCGTCTCCTACCCGATTTCTGTCGGCTTTGCCCCCTCTGAAAACGTGGGGGCCCTCGGTGCTTCCTCCGTATCCTCGACTGACTATTCCTGGTCTGAGCCCTCTTTTCGAGAGTCCTCTGGTGATCATCTCGACGAAGGGAGTTTTGTTCGTCCCTCCGAGGGTTACGTTGCCCACGCTTATAACAGGAAGAGGCGGTTCCTTGGAGGGGGATATTCCCCTATCGAAGGCCCAGTTTCTCGACCTGACGAAGAGAGAGGCCAGCCATCCCAATGGAGCCAGGCACATCCAGGGAGAAAGTTTTTTCTCTCCCTTGGCGTGGGCCAGATAGCTTTTGAAAAGCACCATCACCGCCGCTCTCCGTGCTGTATGGCATAGAGCCTGCTGTAGGGTCCGTCGGAGCTGGAGAGTTCCGAATGGGTTCCATCCTCCACGATCACCCCGTCCTTCAGGAACAATATCCTGTCGGCCCCCCTTATGGTGGAGAGTCTGTGGGCTATTACGAAGGAGGTCCGCCCCTCCATGGCCCTGTCCATAGCCTTCTGAATGGCCTGTTCCACCTGGGCGTCGAGGGAGGAGGTGGCCTCGTCCATTATGAGTATCCTCGGGTCTCTCACTATGGCCCTGGCTATGGCGACCCTCTGTCTCTGTCCTCCGCTCAGGGTGACTCCCCTCTCGCCGATCTCCGAGTCGT from Dethiosulfovibrio russensis carries:
- the lpxK gene encoding tetraacyldisaccharide 4'-kinase, whose product is MVLFKSYLAHAKGEKKLSPWMCLAPLGWLASLFVRSRNWAFDRGISPSKEPPLPVISVGNVTLGGTNKTPFVEMITRGLSKRGLRPGIVSRGYGGSTEGPHVFRGGKADRNRVGDEPLLLSNRLPEIFVAVSRDRFGDIRALGKRGVQIVVADDGFQHRKLGRDLDVVLVDAACPFGNGRLVPGGILREPVESLRRAHIVVMTKVDQASPEAVQRLYDRLCRVVPKRKIFRSSLRIERWCLWNGAGFEEVQKPSGRSMVAFSAIGNPGSFLSTLSGQEVEVLEEIRFKDHHRYTSEDLERIEKTYLSSGASGVACTEKDVYNLPRGWKPPFPLMVPFLETEVEDEERFWRAVTDGLRPKVVVASNGYGEDAMASLLARKVKEAFPVAEVTGFPLVGKGEQYLQRGIKVGSSPSVTPTGGVIKYRIADLLADVRSGLFGHIRRQLKAWRKRSGCIRTPLCVGDVYLLLHTLWGQGQSPLLIATAKTNYLHGHWMAERALLRGRARTVWTRDEETAEDLSKAGVSARFQGNPIMDLIGDNEEGDFSWPSEGDRVLILPGSRNRAYEDVRLLLKSVVIVAARRDCRFVAVLAPTLDLRKMALGCPGWTLEGRTLKGPNSVEVHVHRGPVAEVAAGAQVLLGLGGTANQVCAGLGVPVVSILEKGKLVQQKLLGEAEWLVSPDPDRLAEAVLLVLSDETLARTMAEAGRKRLGASGALDSVVRYCSRVLGWSVRCEVYSRLKESLENRGEERSNGYRDRDRQS